A stretch of Chanodichthys erythropterus isolate Z2021 chromosome 20, ASM2448905v1, whole genome shotgun sequence DNA encodes these proteins:
- the commd7 gene encoding COMM domain-containing protein 7 isoform X1 codes for MLQLHFTNDTLPDNVSTDFQNLNKLSEQQFVSLTEILYQFLLEPKESERFLQQLTEFAGENGMSAGPLRALMKSVLLLPHGALKRNLTAEQVKVDLLSLGLNEDKASHFTDQYVYIFHLFQWRVHYPVLSRLAVGQTLMVNQLVDMEWKFGVTVGTSELQKTGNIFLQLKLVIRKGNTTENVYMELTLPQFYNFLHEMERAKASMDCFS; via the exons ATGTTGCAGTTGCATTTCACGAATGATACATTACCCGACAATGTCAGCACTGACTTTCAGAATCTGAATAAATTAAGTGAACAG CAATTTGTGAGTCTGACAGAGATCTTATACCAGTTCCTTCTAGAACCCAAAGAG TCCGAGCGGTTCTTGCAACAGCTGACGGAGTTTGCTGGAGAGAATGGGATGAGTGCAGGACCACTGAGGGCTCTGATGAAGAGTGTCCTCCTCCTACCTCATG GTGCTTTAAAAAGAAACCTAACAGCTGAACAGGTGAAGGTGGACTTACTCTCATTAG GACTAAATGAAGACAAGGCCAGTCATTTCACTGACCAG TATGTCTACATCTTCCATTTATTTCAGTGGAGAGTTCACTACCCTGTTTTGTCCAGGCTGGCTGTGGGACAGACACTAATGGTCAACCAGCTTGTTGACATGGAGTGGAAATTTGGTG TTACTGTTGGTACAAGTGAGCTGCAAAAGACTGGAAACATTTTTCTGCAG CTGAAACTGGTGATCAGAAAAGGAAACACGACAGAAAATGTATACATGG AGCTGACTTTACCACAGTTTTATAACTTCCTTCATGAGATGGAGCGTGCCAAAGCTAGTATGGATTGTTTCAGTTAA
- the commd7 gene encoding COMM domain-containing protein 7 isoform X2: MLQLHFTNDTLPDNVSTDFQNLNKLSEQQFVSLTEILYQFLLEPKESERFLQQLTEFAGENGMSAGPLRALMKSVLLLPHGALKRNLTAEQVKVDLLSLGLNEDKASHFTDQWRVHYPVLSRLAVGQTLMVNQLVDMEWKFGVTVGTSELQKTGNIFLQLKLVIRKGNTTENVYMELTLPQFYNFLHEMERAKASMDCFS; encoded by the exons ATGTTGCAGTTGCATTTCACGAATGATACATTACCCGACAATGTCAGCACTGACTTTCAGAATCTGAATAAATTAAGTGAACAG CAATTTGTGAGTCTGACAGAGATCTTATACCAGTTCCTTCTAGAACCCAAAGAG TCCGAGCGGTTCTTGCAACAGCTGACGGAGTTTGCTGGAGAGAATGGGATGAGTGCAGGACCACTGAGGGCTCTGATGAAGAGTGTCCTCCTCCTACCTCATG GTGCTTTAAAAAGAAACCTAACAGCTGAACAGGTGAAGGTGGACTTACTCTCATTAG GACTAAATGAAGACAAGGCCAGTCATTTCACTGACCAG TGGAGAGTTCACTACCCTGTTTTGTCCAGGCTGGCTGTGGGACAGACACTAATGGTCAACCAGCTTGTTGACATGGAGTGGAAATTTGGTG TTACTGTTGGTACAAGTGAGCTGCAAAAGACTGGAAACATTTTTCTGCAG CTGAAACTGGTGATCAGAAAAGGAAACACGACAGAAAATGTATACATGG AGCTGACTTTACCACAGTTTTATAACTTCCTTCATGAGATGGAGCGTGCCAAAGCTAGTATGGATTGTTTCAGTTAA